A stretch of DNA from Rhizoctonia solani chromosome 9, complete sequence:
gtaaatggggcataactctgccaaatgttgtctgttttgggTGTTTggcccagcgttctggagcgcacaaacaggcgcacctaagcgcaagcaatctggcagtgtgagatgcccgggtgatggagaaaaggcgcatttagtgcattggcgcttaagcgctgattaagcgccagagcacttgcctctGCAACaagggggaccctgaatatttctgtgtgtagccacaagatagaatcttgaataataatactacaaacaagaaaaatattacttgttactgtttatctacttggctgaatttatatacatttaaatgagtgagagaacagcatatatgctgaagatattgcatattaagggtattcctgaggtttataggttttgcaaaggttgcaattggatagagggaccttgaaaaccctagtttgcatctttatctcattttattcactgtagtattacttgtgtaattaataaaataagtacagattatggaagaaatgtcatatccataacactaGGCTACTATACTAATTGCATAAGGCAACAACTACTGGACTATCTACAACAaggagggggccttaggcctggaggtgtggtaggtctaTTGGAGCAGGGGTAAGTGCAGTACTTCTGAGGgttccagctacttagctggactACTGAACCTGTCTGTGATTAGAGACAAgctaaaattgacttggggtctccaagcaattttcctgctgtatatatagacaaaagaaactatgtacatggtctgtgcttgtgtgaatagaagagtccatgtgaaatgagaagcatgctgcaggctgcacagaagcatggatttctcctaagtgcccttggcatggcatctcagtgcagcatcttggcataataagtgccaagatcacatgatcaaaaaacataagatatagagtttgtaaaaaatactaaaaatatcagaaagaTACTgcaaatctaatggtatatgttaagagggtATAACAGACACAGACTGGGATTAAGTTCCAAGAATTTATTTGCATTATTTTGGGTCAATGTCCCACAAAAACTTGCAATTGTCTTGAGTCATTGAAATACCACATACAGTatttgttacaccctcttaaactataccactggacttGCATGATTTTTcggatatttttagtatttttttacaaaccttatgtcttttgttttttgatcacatgatcttggtgcttattttgccaagatgctgtgccaagatgctgtgccaagggcacttaggagaaatccatgcttctgcacagcctgcagcatgcttctcttttcacattcatacttcctttctcacaagcatggaccatgtaaatagtttactcttgtctatatatacagcagggaaattgcttggagaccccaagtcaattttaccttgtcccCAATCACAGACAGGTCCAGAagtccagctaagtagctgaaATCCTCAGTAGTATTGCACTTTCCCCTGTTCAGCTAGACTCATCatacctccaggcctaaggccccttccACACTGTAGATAGCCCAGTAgatgctgccttaagcagttcaCCCAGTAGTTGGCCTTTCATAGTTAGATTAGTCAGAGTTACCTTGTACTagatacagccttaagcggctgCTCCccagtgtgtacccaccttacagtggtgtacaacagtattggacaaaacctctcacaaGATTTCTAAAATTTGCTAGTAGTGCCCACATCTCAGTTGTTCCTGTAGCTAGCAACATGTATGTACTACCAAATGAGAGCCAGAGGTTGGAGCTCTTCATCAAATGCTCAAACATGTAAATTTAACAGGTTGTTGAGGAGATATGGGGGAACAGTGTCATGGTAGggtgtgagaggttttgtcccCAGCAGTTCTTAATCCAAAAACTCTACCAGTACTTCTCCCCCATGAGGAGCTGAAACAAGGTAGCTATATACTTACTTAAGGatgtatttatactattttactacagagtatcagcttgagaGCTGCTCCACCCATGGCAGGATAGGAAGGGTTGTATTTGGGGACTGATTATAAGAGTATGCTCTGACACATGACTGACCACACTTGGATTGCTACTTAAACTACTCTGTGTAGCTAGATAAAGCCTAGTATAGCTGTATAATATAACTCTTAGGACACAGGAGCCCCAGTATAGAGTGCTAAAAGCAAGTGAaggtgcatacacccaaggaTTGATGCATAAATTCAGATGCTACTACCCACAGGAAAAGGATAACCAGTTTCAagattcatatatcaaagcTACCTAGTATGTAGGAGATAGGTAAGCTGCTATCAAGGTAGTGTGTAACCCCAATCTTTTTGCAAGTGCATTTTAAGTAATTTCAGTATCAAATAGGGATATTTTGACCCTAAAACCTTTTTGAGACTACTCACTACCTTGATAGCAGCTTACCTATCTCCTACATACTAGGTAgctttgatatatgaatctTGAAACTGGTTATCCTTTTCCTGTGGGTAGTAGCATCTGAATTTATGCATCAAtccttgggtgtatgcacctTCACTTGCTTTTAGCACTCTATACTGGGGCTCCTGTGTCCTAAGAGTTATATTATACAGCTATACTAGGCTTTATCTAGCTACACAGAGTAGTTTAAGTAGCAATCCAAGTGTGGTCAGTCATGTGTCAGAGCATACTCTTATAATCAGTCCCCAAATACAACCCTTCCTATCCTGCCATGGGTGGAGCAGCtctcaagctgatactctgtagtaaaatagtataaatacatCCTTAAGTAAGTATATAGCTACCTTGTTTCAGCTCCTCATGGGGGAGAAGTACTGGTAGAGTTTTTGGATTAAGAACTGCTGgggacaaaacctctcacaccCTACCATGACACTGTTCCCCCATATCTCCTCAACAACCTGTTAAATTTACATGTTTGAGCATTTGATGAAGAGCTCCAACCTCTGGCTCTCATTTGGTAGTACATACATGTTGCTAGCTACAGGAACAACTGAGATGTGGGCACTACTAGCAAATTTTAGAAATCttgtgagaggttttgtccaATACTATTTATGAGTCAGCACCCAAATTTGCAAGCTGCATGCCTATGAATGCCATGCCGTCTTGATGCAACCCGCCAGACAGAGCCTCGCGTCTTGTCTTGTCTTGTCTTGTCTTGCGGTAATGCTAGGACGATACATACAGATCGTAGGGTTAAGGGCATTGGAGAATTTTCTCTAGCCATCGGTTTTATCCTACTCGGCCCGCTTATTGTGAGATACACGCCGCCGCTATGGACTCAAGCTGCCGTAATAGATACAGCAACCTAGCTTATTATGGTAACTGGTTATTCTCGGCACAAATATTATGATCCATATCTGAACAGGAGATTGATATTTTCGAATCATCCCATCCCGATTAACGCTTAGCCGCACCTTTGATTGGAGTGAatggtgatgtcattggcACTGATGATGGCATTGTCTTTGATAGGCGTCGATTTCACATGTGAATCTAGCGTTGTTCGCCCCGGTGAGTGGAGCTCCGTAGGATTTGCACGCTGCAGTTGATACATTTAACCACATTCGGTCATATATGCATGCGTTGTGGCTGGTGCAGTGTGGTGCGGCTGTATAATCGATACAGGGGTTGAATTGCGTGATCTAAATTGCCTGGCTGGACTCATGGTGACTGAGAATCCTCTGCAGGAATGGCGATATAAAAGGTAGGTAAAATCTCGACTCAACCCCAACTCGAAGCTCTTTTGCTCTTTCCCGCGGTTCTATTGCAATATCTGAGACTATATCATGGCTAATAACTTCCAGTTCCCACCCAACATAAAGGTACATCCACTAGCTAGCTTCAATAGATTTTCCTCGGCTGAACCATACACCAGAAACTGCTAGACGATAAGGAGAAGACCGGGTCCCTCCATTTCAGGTCAGAAGGAGGCGACTCGCGAGGCCTATTGGTCGGGCAATATAGCAGGTGGCTTGGTGGAAAAGCTGGCGACTGGGGCGTGACCGAATACGTCGACGTCTACTTGGACAAGGCCAAATGGGAATTAATCAAGCGCGAGCCTAATCGACACCCGAAAAATGATCTCGAAATCACATTCAAGGAGTCGTCAAGTCGTTCGGTGACAAATTCGACAGAGACAACAGTTTCGGCCGACCTCGGCTTTGAAAAGGTTTTCAAGTTCTCGATGGGCATTGAGGACAAACGCATCACAGCTGTTACGACGAGCAACGAGAGAGGAACCGACAAGAAACATACTCTTGGTCCTGGCGAATCGGCTTACATCTATAGGCGCATTTACCAGCTCAACCTGCGCGCGTGGTGGTCGGCAGATCTTTCGGGCGCTGAACGTGTTGTTACCCAGGATGCAACGACCAATAATACACATGAAGGAGCAGTCAAAAGCACCATCACAGGAGACGATGAGATTTTCTTCGACCCTCTATCGGGAGAAGAGACTATCACCTTACCTCCGGCGAACAAGGAGCGGGACGACAGTCCGAACGGCTGGAAGAACCGAATCCGATTCAGCGACCTTTATAATCCGGCAAAAGCACAAGTCGCTGGAGCTTGGAAGAGAGCGTAAGTGAACACGCCATATAAATATTTTATCCTTCTGACGTACTTCCGCCTCTCACTCAGGTTGGGTGGATCTCGAGATGACGTGATACGGGAGATGTTGAAGTATAAGGACCCGAGCTTTGAATTCACGATAGTGCCTACGTTCTCGATCGAAGTCGCCTTTTTAGGGCTCACCAAGTTCGGGATTGCATATCCCCCTCCTGTTTGACGGCTCAGAGGACGCCAAAGTATCTGTTAGGTGCCAATCTATAGTAGATGATTGAGTTGAAATGAACCGTGAAAAATGACTGTATCTGATTTTCTTGTAGAGCGTATGAGCAACTCTGGGAATGAAGAAAGGCACTTTGTTATGAAAGATTGAGTCTAAAGACACAGGCATCCACAATCAAACGGGCCGACACCACTGTGTGAGACAAATTGCTAACGCTTCGGCgctaatggaaaataggtaGCTAATTCAGTTTCAGTGGATCGTCTCAGCCGTTGGTCGTTCGGTTGCGTGATTTCTTTCATTGGTACGCTTAGAAACCCAGCTTCGAATTGTACACATACAAGCGGAGTTACGGCCACATAATAACTGTATCGTAGAAATTGGATAACCAGAAAAACGGAAGTGAAATATGCGTACGTGTACATAAATATAATCGGTGTAACATAATAGTCATGTGCGCACACGGAAATGGAACCGGTAGGGGTTGGAACAGGCCGTGGGTTGTCGCGTATCATGAGAAAAGCCTCAGCCTTTTAGTTAAGTCAAAGGCGCGCCGCCAACCTGCCACAGTGCATGAGATTAAGTGGACAAATTAACATGTGCATGACAAACCTGTTGGATGTTTGCATCAATTTCGTCGTTGTTTTCCATTTCGTGCTGTCGGTTGTCGGTCATTAGATGTTTCCAAGTGCCCAACACGCCTACATACCATCTTGGGAGTGTCGTCCTCCTGCAAACGAGTACCGTTATAGAAGAATCGGAACGTCTCTGTTGGGATTGTTAGGTCCCAACTAATGGATTCAAGCCAAAAGCGCGCGTCAACGTACTAGGCGCTTTCTTAAATTGTTCCTATGGAGTTCAGATTAGACAAAGGGCCaagccaaaaaaaaaagaaaagaaaaagggAAGACATACATGAGCCTTGTCGAATGCACTCCTGAGGGGTTTCGTTCGTGAGACCTTGATTTGAAAAGCTATCGCGTGCCCAGTATAAGGTAATCAGTGAAACAAAGAAAAATGGTGAAACGCACAAGGCCCCTCTTGGCTACGAATAACCAAGGTAATTTTATCGTTTTTGGCTGACGCCGATGGGTCGCCTTGGTCATCCCGATCGTTAGCGCCGAAACCGCCATCATTGCTGACCTGAGTATtttggaggttctgagtgctcggctcttcttctccctGTCAACAGCAGAAGTTCAGTTATCCGGCGCGGTGCACAACAAATAGACACGCACGGCTGGGTACGCGGTAATTATTCCTCCCTCCGGAATTTCGTGCTAGGATATGTGATTAAGGACAAGCACTGAGTATAGATATCTATAGATACCATTTTGGGTGTGTGGTCTCCTTCAAGAATGTTTCCGTTGTACTTGAAAACAAGCTCATCTTCCATCGAGGCGGTGAGTGTATTAGAAAAGAATCTTGAAAGGGGTGGGCGTACCTGGGGTAGTCCTGAAGCGGTCCTAACCACAATTGCATTCAGCAAAAGCAGCAGAACAAAGAAGATTCCTCGCGCTCACCGCTGCAGCCACGAATACTTTGCGAA
This window harbors:
- a CDS encoding ubiquitin-like Rad60 SUMO-like protein, with the protein product MADITPSQDGKMMITITHSKGAAPDVRVAVKKISQLRKVFVAAADRFRTTPDELVFKYNGNILEGDHTPKMHEIPEGGIITAYPAGEEEPSTQNLQNTQVSNDGGFGANDRDDQGDPSASAKNDKITLVIRSQEGPSFQIKVSRTKPLRSAFDKAHEQFKKAPKTFRFFYNGTRLQEDDTPKMHEMENNDEIDANIQQVGGAPLT